A genome region from Tolypothrix sp. PCC 7712 includes the following:
- a CDS encoding CHAT domain-containing tetratricopeptide repeat protein, with the protein MLKLYTLTCLLSVVLLSESVGANATFQQTQIAQQSTTTQQDATRAAAMKATEEGTALYKQGTAESLQQAIEKLQEALILWQKVGNKEGEAVALLGIGKVYDDLGEKQKALEYYNNALPLSQAVGDKGWEATTLNNIGSVYDDLGEKQKALEYYNNALPLWRAVGDKRGEATILNNIGLVYSDLGEKQKALEYYNNALPLSQAVSDKRGEANILNNIGLVYSDLGEKQKALEYYNNALPLRRVVGDKGGEASTLNNIGLVYSDLGENQKALEYFNNALSLWRAVGNKAVEATTLNNIGLVYSNLGEKQKALEYFNNALPLLRVVGDKDGEANTLNNIGYVYSALGEKQKALEYYNNALPLRRAVGDRGGEATTLYNLAYLERSRGNLQASRTNVEAAIKIIEELRTKIDSKDLRSSYFATQQDVYKFYIDLLMELHKQDPSQGYAALALHYSERSRARSLIELLNEANSKIKKGTNPELVAQEQDLRQQIDAKDTLRFNLQNSANKNDPITKTAIAKLTTEIENLLNQYQEIQAKIRASSPAYAQLQNLDPEKDILKLPQIQQQLDKDTLLLQYSLGAERSFLWVVSPNSLDTYELPKRQDIEKSAINLFCLISQNSSKPPSATDQENPCANLKTPQINVAAQELSHLILSPAKDQLGKKRLVIVADGALQYIPFTALVDLNSPQSSTPPKAEPEKPKEVECSHARGIRVCSPVKPQNWNYQPLLANHEIVSLPSASTIAFQRQQLANRKPAPKALAVLADPVYSTNDQRVTATSTKSTKSDKSQSSLELELERSALERSARSLKRKGWARLTNTAIEAQEILKLIPAESKAQALDFDANYNWATNSALNQFRILHFATHGFVNQDQPELSGIVLSLVDQKGNNIRGHLRLADLFNQDYPAELIVLSACETGLGKNITGEGLVGLTRGLMYAGAARVAVSLWQVSDQGTSTLMQEFYKQMLQQGKKPAEALRAAQLKLWQEGRSPYEWAAFTLQGEWR; encoded by the coding sequence ATGTTGAAGCTTTACACCTTAACCTGCTTGCTGAGTGTAGTTTTATTATCTGAGTCAGTGGGAGCAAACGCTACATTTCAACAGACGCAAATTGCCCAGCAGTCAACCACAACACAGCAAGATGCAACCCGCGCCGCAGCGATGAAAGCAACTGAAGAAGGGACGGCGCTTTACAAACAAGGTACAGCCGAATCATTGCAACAAGCAATAGAAAAATTGCAAGAAGCACTCATATTGTGGCAGAAAGTAGGGAATAAAGAAGGGGAAGCTGTTGCACTTCTTGGTATTGGCAAAGTTTACGACGATTTAGGGGAAAAGCAGAAGGCTTTGGAATATTACAACAATGCACTCCCACTCAGTCAGGCGGTGGGCGACAAGGGTTGGGAAGCTACTACCCTGAATAATATCGGCTCTGTTTACGACGATTTAGGGGAAAAGCAGAAGGCTTTGGAATATTACAACAATGCACTCCCACTGTGGCGGGCGGTGGGAGATAAGCGTGGGGAAGCTACTATCCTCAATAATATTGGGCTAGTTTACTCCGATTTAGGGGAAAAGCAGAAAGCATTGGAATATTACAACAATGCACTCCCACTCAGTCAGGCGGTGAGCGATAAGCGTGGGGAAGCTAATATCCTCAATAATATTGGGCTAGTTTACTCCGATTTAGGGGAAAAGCAGAAAGCATTGGAATATTACAACAATGCACTCCCACTAAGGCGGGTGGTGGGCGACAAGGGTGGGGAAGCTTCTACCCTCAATAATATTGGGCTAGTTTACTCCGATTTAGGGGAAAATCAGAAGGCTTTAGAATATTTCAACAATGCACTCTCACTGTGGCGGGCGGTGGGTAACAAAGCAGTCGAAGCTACTACCCTCAATAATATTGGGCTAGTTTACTCCAACTTAGGGGAAAAGCAGAAAGCATTGGAATATTTCAACAATGCACTCCCACTCTTGCGGGTGGTGGGCGACAAGGATGGGGAAGCTAATACCCTGAATAATATCGGCTATGTTTACTCCGCTTTAGGGGAAAAGCAGAAAGCATTGGAATATTACAACAATGCACTCCCACTGAGGCGGGCGGTGGGCGACAGAGGTGGGGAAGCTACTACCCTTTACAACCTCGCCTACCTAGAACGGAGTCGCGGAAATCTTCAAGCATCTCGCACTAACGTAGAAGCGGCTATCAAAATTATCGAAGAATTACGCACCAAAATTGACAGCAAAGACCTTCGCAGTTCTTACTTCGCCACCCAGCAGGATGTTTACAAATTCTACATCGACTTGCTGATGGAACTGCACAAACAAGACCCATCCCAAGGATACGCTGCATTAGCCCTACACTACAGCGAACGCTCCCGCGCCCGCAGCCTCATCGAATTATTAAACGAAGCCAATTCCAAAATCAAAAAAGGCACAAATCCCGAACTAGTAGCACAAGAACAAGATTTACGTCAGCAAATTGATGCTAAAGATACCCTGCGGTTCAATTTACAAAATTCAGCCAATAAAAACGATCCCATCACCAAAACCGCAATTGCAAAACTCACTACCGAAATAGAAAATCTTCTCAACCAATACCAAGAAATCCAAGCAAAAATTCGTGCTTCTAGCCCAGCTTATGCCCAATTACAAAACTTAGACCCAGAAAAAGATATTCTCAAATTACCGCAAATTCAACAACAACTAGATAAAGACACTTTACTTTTACAATATTCTTTAGGAGCAGAACGCAGCTTTTTGTGGGTGGTAAGTCCTAATTCTCTCGATACTTACGAACTTCCCAAAAGACAAGATATAGAAAAAAGCGCCATCAATTTATTTTGTTTAATTAGTCAAAATAGTTCTAAACCGCCTTCTGCAACTGATCAAGAAAATCCTTGCGCTAATCTTAAAACGCCGCAGATTAATGTCGCTGCTCAAGAACTCAGTCACTTAATTCTCTCACCCGCAAAAGATCAACTCGGTAAAAAACGCTTAGTCATTGTTGCTGATGGTGCTTTGCAATATATTCCGTTTACAGCGTTAGTTGATTTAAATTCTCCACAGAGTTCCACACCACCCAAAGCCGAACCAGAAAAACCAAAGGAAGTTGAATGTTCTCATGCTCGTGGTATTCGTGTTTGTTCGCCAGTTAAACCACAAAATTGGAATTATCAACCGCTATTAGCCAACCACGAAATTGTTAGTCTACCTTCTGCATCTACCATAGCCTTTCAACGTCAACAACTCGCCAACCGCAAGCCTGCGCCGAAAGCTTTAGCTGTCCTCGCTGACCCAGTATACAGCACTAACGATCAGCGAGTCACAGCAACATCAACAAAATCAACTAAATCAGACAAATCGCAATCAAGTTTAGAATTAGAACTCGAACGTTCCGCCTTAGAACGTTCCGCCAGAAGTCTCAAGCGTAAGGGTTGGGCTAGGTTAACTAACACAGCTATAGAAGCTCAAGAAATTTTAAAACTGATACCAGCCGAAAGTAAAGCGCAAGCTTTAGATTTTGATGCTAATTACAATTGGGCAACTAACAGCGCTTTAAATCAATTCCGCATTTTACATTTTGCTACTCACGGCTTTGTCAATCAAGACCAACCAGAGTTATCGGGAATTGTACTGTCTTTAGTTGATCAAAAAGGTAATAATATTCGCGGACATTTGCGGTTAGCAGATTTGTTTAACCAAGATTATCCCGCAGAGTTAATTGTTTTGAGTGCTTGCGAAACCGGATTGGGTAAAAATATCACCGGTGAGGGATTGGTAGGCTTGACACGCGGCTTGATGTATGCAGGTGCGGCGCGGGTTGCAGTCTCCCTATGGCAAGTTAGCGATCAAGGTACGTCAACATTAATGCAGGAGTTTTATAAACAGATGTTGCAGCAAGGGAAAAAGCCTGCAGAGGCGTTACGTGCAGCACAGCTAAAGTTATGGCAAGAGGGGAGAAGTCCCTATGAATGGGCGGCGTTTACGTTGCAGGGGGAATGGCGTTAG
- a CDS encoding DUF2283 domain-containing protein gives MSDIKQQLPQINYFQDEDVLHLLISEETESASIEISPNVTAELNAAGELIGVEILNASHYMRDMILEYIQGKLLNLVRNKV, from the coding sequence ATGTCTGACATCAAACAACAATTACCGCAAATAAATTATTTCCAAGACGAGGATGTTCTTCATCTACTCATCTCCGAAGAAACCGAATCAGCAAGTATTGAAATTAGCCCCAATGTCACTGCTGAACTAAATGCAGCTGGGGAGTTGATTGGCGTGGAAATTCTCAATGCCAGTCATTATATGCGAGATATGATTTTGGAATATATTCAGGGTAAGCTTTTGAACTTGGTTCGCAATAAAGTATAG
- a CDS encoding trypsin-like serine peptidase yields MKSTIINKKAIALFIAACLGGITLNTWWNANAQTATSTEKAPKYTSLQDAKNFQIKGKGNAFQPSNLQQTDKPDQADDKQFRRRAVIGWDDRIPLLSRKYPWSAIGRVQGLTTEGKGYHCTGTLISEDIVLTNAHCVIDPETRQLSAKVAFLPNVINRKVADEEDIAQVENVVYGTDFSGTQLENQINDWALLKLNKPIGLKYGYLGWKSLPTATLTKNRNKYIFVGYSGDFPNNNKAQYQFFTAGQGWTASVEKGCSIVSEENNFLLHDCDTSGGSSGGPIIGVINNRPYIVALNNAEIKSRDGRGIINLGVKIDFLNRFEGN; encoded by the coding sequence ATGAAAAGCACAATCATTAACAAAAAGGCGATCGCATTATTTATTGCAGCTTGTCTCGGCGGAATTACCTTAAATACTTGGTGGAACGCCAACGCGCAAACTGCTACATCAACAGAAAAAGCACCAAAATATACATCCTTGCAAGATGCTAAGAATTTTCAAATTAAAGGCAAAGGTAATGCTTTTCAACCTAGCAACTTACAACAAACCGATAAACCCGATCAAGCTGATGATAAACAATTTCGCCGCCGAGCAGTGATTGGTTGGGATGACAGAATTCCCCTACTTAGTCGCAAATATCCTTGGTCTGCTATTGGTAGAGTTCAAGGATTGACTACAGAAGGTAAAGGTTATCATTGCACAGGAACATTAATTAGTGAAGATATAGTATTAACTAATGCACACTGCGTCATCGATCCAGAAACTCGCCAACTAAGTGCAAAAGTCGCATTTTTACCCAATGTGATTAATCGCAAAGTAGCTGATGAAGAAGATATCGCCCAAGTAGAAAATGTAGTTTACGGCACTGATTTCTCAGGAACTCAATTAGAAAATCAAATCAACGATTGGGCGCTGTTAAAACTGAATAAACCCATCGGATTAAAATACGGTTATTTAGGTTGGAAATCTTTACCTACAGCAACTCTCACAAAAAACCGCAACAAATATATTTTCGTTGGTTACTCTGGCGATTTCCCTAACAATAATAAAGCACAATATCAATTCTTCACCGCAGGTCAAGGCTGGACAGCTAGTGTAGAAAAAGGTTGCAGTATTGTTAGTGAAGAAAACAATTTTTTATTACATGATTGTGATACTAGTGGTGGTTCTTCAGGTGGGCCGATTATCGGTGTAATTAATAATCGTCCTTACATTGTCGCTCTGAACAATGCAGAAATTAAATCTCGTGATGGACGGGGAATTATTAACCTAGGGGTGAAGATTGATTTCTTAAATAGATTCGAGGGGAATTGA
- a CDS encoding DUF1838 domain-containing protein: MVAQTRELDAQDWVKTRSSLDASESTFLVWKGKIYAFIPGEKRKLLFKILGMSVSRCIALEPGVWDFTSRELTYYLDPETEEKLTKWENPWTGEVVPVMHVANNPVQGTFKGKFPAQVEGESTTFVFDIFPTYPNPLAGNPKFAEYSPQEIYQAAELFKLTVPTEDLSNSALNSVSEVKLSWDRIGQWLPWMKMSDRPGQLIYSAIGGKVNGFSGLPQLFQDEINHRIPLYKEAPQSALDVEDMTSWLYFQEHFDAYLAGEVFPKYAAAE, translated from the coding sequence ATGGTTGCTCAAACTCGAGAATTAGATGCCCAAGACTGGGTAAAAACACGTTCTTCCCTCGATGCTAGCGAATCGACTTTTTTAGTATGGAAAGGTAAAATTTACGCCTTTATCCCCGGTGAAAAGCGGAAACTCTTATTTAAAATATTAGGGATGAGTGTTAGTAGATGTATTGCCCTAGAACCAGGAGTTTGGGATTTTACTTCTCGGGAACTGACATACTACCTTGACCCAGAAACAGAAGAGAAGTTAACTAAATGGGAAAATCCTTGGACGGGGGAAGTTGTGCCGGTGATGCATGTGGCGAATAATCCTGTACAAGGTACATTTAAAGGTAAATTTCCCGCGCAAGTTGAGGGTGAAAGCACAACTTTCGTTTTTGATATCTTTCCTACTTACCCCAATCCTTTAGCAGGAAACCCAAAATTTGCAGAGTACAGTCCCCAAGAAATTTATCAAGCGGCGGAATTATTTAAACTCACTGTACCTACTGAAGATTTATCTAACTCAGCACTAAATTCCGTCTCAGAAGTGAAACTCAGTTGGGATAGGATTGGTCAATGGCTACCTTGGATGAAAATGAGCGATCGCCCCGGTCAGCTGATTTATAGTGCTATTGGTGGTAAAGTCAACGGTTTCTCTGGGTTACCGCAATTATTTCAAGATGAAATTAATCATCGCATTCCTTTATATAAGGAAGCACCACAATCAGCGCTGGATGTGGAAGATATGACTTCTTGGCTTTACTTTCAAGAACATTTTGATGCTTACTTAGCCGGAGAAGTCTTTCCTAAGTATGCAGCAGCAGAATAG
- a CDS encoding class II aldolase/adducin family protein: MPKLERPKPPVFEKVEDERLHRKQRLAAAFRLFARLGFNEGTDGHLTARDPEFTDHFWVNPLGVEFCDVRVSNLVLVNHDGDVVKGDQPINREAIAIHSHIHAARLDAIATVYAHSIYGKAWSTLGRPLDPLNENACAFYEHHSVFHDCTEVLFNASEYQRIVETLGNNKAIILRNHGMLTVGQSVDEAAWWFINLENSSQAQLLAEAAGKPHIIEHNTARLTRNHIGAPSNGWFCFQTLYNRIVRDQPDLLE; encoded by the coding sequence ATGCCTAAATTAGAAAGACCCAAACCCCCTGTATTTGAAAAAGTAGAAGATGAACGCTTACACCGTAAACAACGTTTAGCCGCAGCCTTTCGTTTGTTTGCGCGCTTAGGATTTAATGAAGGTACAGATGGTCATCTGACAGCGCGCGATCCAGAATTTACAGATCATTTCTGGGTAAATCCCTTAGGTGTCGAGTTCTGTGATGTTCGAGTTTCCAACTTAGTATTAGTTAACCACGATGGCGATGTAGTTAAAGGCGACCAGCCGATAAATCGTGAAGCGATCGCCATTCATTCTCATATTCATGCTGCTAGACTAGATGCGATCGCAACTGTATACGCCCATTCAATTTATGGTAAAGCTTGGTCTACCCTAGGTCGTCCACTTGACCCCCTCAATGAAAATGCTTGTGCTTTCTACGAACACCACAGTGTATTTCATGACTGTACGGAAGTCTTATTTAACGCTTCGGAATATCAACGCATTGTGGAAACTTTGGGAAATAATAAAGCGATAATTTTACGTAATCATGGGATGTTAACCGTTGGTCAATCAGTAGATGAAGCTGCTTGGTGGTTTATTAATTTAGAAAATTCCAGTCAAGCGCAACTTTTAGCTGAGGCTGCGGGAAAACCGCATATTATTGAACATAATACTGCCCGTTTAACCAGAAATCACATTGGCGCACCTTCAAATGGTTGGTTCTGTTTTCAAACACTTTATAACAGAATTGTCCGCGACCAACCTGATTTACTTGAGTAA
- a CDS encoding SDR family oxidoreductase, which produces MDLQLNGKVALVTAASKGLGKATARQFAREGAKVVICARSELVEKTAAEIESETGNEVLAIRADVSQQADIERVINTTVEKFGGLDILVTNAGGPPAGTFDDIDIPQWEAAINLNLLSAVHLVKYALPYLRQSSAGAILTITSTSTKHPVQNLVLSNSIRLAVIGLTKTLSQELGSDRIRVNSILPGWTYTERVEELVNARIAKSGNTKEAEITAITNNIPLGRLGTPEEFANVAVFLCSPAASFVNGVMLQVDGGSNPGTF; this is translated from the coding sequence ATGGATTTACAACTAAATGGCAAAGTAGCTTTAGTGACGGCTGCTAGCAAAGGTTTAGGTAAAGCCACAGCTAGACAATTTGCCCGTGAAGGTGCAAAAGTTGTGATTTGTGCGCGCAGTGAATTAGTTGAGAAAACTGCTGCGGAGATAGAAAGCGAAACTGGAAATGAAGTATTAGCTATCCGTGCAGATGTTAGCCAACAAGCGGATATTGAACGGGTAATTAATACTACAGTAGAGAAATTTGGTGGCTTAGATATTTTAGTTACCAATGCTGGGGGGCCACCTGCGGGTACATTTGATGATATTGATATTCCTCAATGGGAAGCTGCGATTAATTTAAATTTGCTCAGTGCAGTTCATTTAGTAAAATACGCCTTACCTTATCTGCGCCAATCTAGCGCTGGGGCGATTCTCACTATTACTTCTACTTCCACTAAACACCCAGTACAAAATTTGGTTTTGTCTAACTCCATTCGCCTAGCGGTAATTGGCTTAACCAAAACACTCAGTCAAGAATTAGGTAGCGATCGCATTCGGGTTAACAGCATTCTACCAGGCTGGACATATACAGAACGGGTAGAAGAATTAGTCAACGCCCGCATTGCCAAAAGTGGTAATACCAAAGAAGCAGAAATTACCGCTATCACCAACAATATCCCCTTAGGTCGCCTGGGAACACCAGAAGAATTTGCCAATGTCGCCGTATTTCTCTGTTCGCCAGCCGCTTCATTTGTGAATGGCGTGATGTTGCAAGTTGATGGTGGAAGCAACCCAGGCACATTTTAA
- a CDS encoding CHAT domain-containing tetratricopeptide repeat protein, giving the protein MLKLYTFTCLLSLALLSESVGANATVQQTQIAQQPTTTKDATRTAAQTALNEGTQLYKQGTAESLRQAIEKWQEALLLWRKVGDKQFEAITFLGIGRIYDDLGEKPKALEYYSNALPLLRVIGDKGGEATTLNNIGLVYSDLGEKRKALEYFHNALPLRRAVGDKLGIATTLNNIAGVYSALGEKPKALEFYNNALLLIRAIGDKAREATALNNIGLVYSALGEKQKALEYYNNALPLMRVVGEKRGEATTLNNIGLIYSDLGEKQKALAYFNNVLPLRRTVGDKTGEAITLNNIGRVYDILGEKQKALEYYNHALPLYRGVGNRTGEAITLNNIGAVYDALGEKQKALELYNNALPLLRAVGDKAREATSLNNLGGIYDALGEKQKALEYYNNALLLRRAVGDKTGVANTLNNIGVVYDALGEKQKALEYYNNALLLRREVGDKAGEATTLTNIGTVYDALGNKQKALEYYNNALPLRRAVGDKAGEATTLNNIGLVYDGLGEKQKGWEFYNNALLLYRAVSNREGEATSLSNIALLEQSRGNLQAARTNIEAAIKIIEELRTKINSKELRSSYFATQQGVYKFYIDLLMELHKKDPSKAYDALALHYSERSRARSLIELLNEANAKILKGANPELIQQERDLRQKIDAKDTLRQNLQTSANKNDLVTKAALQRLSKEISNLLTQYQELQAKIRATSPVYAQLSNIDPEKNILKLPQIQQQLDKDTLLLQYSLGEERSYLWAVTPTSMQVYTLPPRQEIEKLTQQLIQDLKSPIVSEATIASSKKLSQIILAPVADKLPGKRLVIVADGALQTLPFAALPDLSATKYQPLMVNHEIVNLPSASTIAFQRQQLANRKPAPKALAILADPVYSATDERVTGKTENTSVGSNLELERSALERSARSLKRSGWDRLVNTATEAKEILKLLPASSRLEALNFDANYNQATSKALNQFRILHFATHGFVNQDQPQLSGIVLSLFDQKGTPISGYLRLADLFNQDYPAELIVLSACETGLGKNVNGEGLIGLTRGLMYAGAARVAVSLWQVSDEGTSILMQEFYKQMLQQNKTPASAMRAAQTKLWQDGRSPYEWAAFTVQGEWR; this is encoded by the coding sequence ATGTTGAAGCTTTATACTTTCACCTGCTTGCTGAGTCTAGCTTTATTATCCGAGTCAGTGGGGGCAAACGCCACAGTTCAACAAACGCAAATTGCCCAACAGCCAACCACAACAAAAGATGCAACCCGCACCGCAGCACAAACAGCCTTGAATGAAGGCACACAACTTTATAAACAAGGTACAGCAGAATCACTACGACAGGCAATAGAAAAATGGCAAGAAGCGCTTTTGTTGTGGCGCAAAGTAGGGGATAAACAATTTGAAGCTATTACATTCTTGGGTATTGGCAGAATTTATGATGATTTAGGGGAAAAGCCCAAAGCATTGGAATATTACAGCAATGCACTCCCACTACTACGTGTGATAGGTGATAAGGGTGGGGAAGCTACTACCCTTAATAACATTGGGCTGGTTTACTCCGATTTAGGAGAAAAGCGCAAAGCATTAGAATATTTCCACAATGCACTTCCATTAAGGCGTGCGGTGGGCGACAAGTTAGGTATTGCTACCACCCTCAATAATATCGCGGGAGTTTACTCTGCTTTAGGAGAAAAGCCCAAAGCCCTAGAATTTTACAACAATGCACTTCTACTAATACGTGCGATAGGTGATAAGGCGAGGGAAGCTACTGCGCTTAATAATATCGGGCTGGTTTACTCTGCTTTAGGAGAAAAGCAGAAAGCATTGGAATATTACAACAATGCACTCCCTTTAATGCGTGTGGTGGGCGAAAAGCGCGGGGAAGCTACTACTTTGAATAATATCGGATTAATTTATTCAGATTTAGGGGAAAAGCAGAAAGCACTGGCATATTTTAACAATGTACTTCCACTGCGGCGTACGGTGGGTGACAAAACAGGCGAAGCTATAACTCTGAATAATATCGGGCGAGTTTACGATATTTTAGGAGAAAAGCAGAAGGCTTTGGAATATTACAATCATGCACTTCCACTGTATCGTGGGGTGGGTAACAGAACTGGTGAAGCTATTACCCTCAATAATATTGGTGCTGTTTACGATGCATTAGGGGAAAAGCAGAAAGCCTTGGAACTTTACAACAATGCACTCCCACTATTGCGTGCGGTAGGTGACAAAGCCAGGGAAGCTACTAGCTTAAATAATCTAGGGGGAATTTACGACGCATTAGGGGAGAAACAGAAAGCCCTAGAATATTACAACAATGCACTCCTACTGCGGCGTGCGGTGGGTGATAAGACAGGCGTTGCTAATACCCTCAATAATATCGGTGTAGTTTACGACGCATTAGGGGAAAAACAGAAAGCCTTAGAATATTACAACAATGCACTCCTGCTGCGGCGTGAGGTGGGTGACAAGGCAGGAGAAGCTACTACCCTCACTAATATCGGCACAGTTTACGATGCATTAGGGAACAAGCAGAAAGCTTTAGAATATTACAACAATGCACTGCCATTGCGGCGTGCGGTAGGTGACAAGGCAGGAGAAGCTACTACCCTCAATAATATCGGGCTAGTTTACGATGGTTTAGGAGAAAAGCAAAAAGGCTGGGAATTTTACAACAATGCCTTACTGTTATATCGTGCCGTAAGCAATAGAGAAGGGGAAGCTACTTCTCTGAGTAACATTGCTCTTTTAGAACAAAGTCGCGGCAACTTGCAAGCAGCCCGCACTAATATAGAAGCTGCGATTAAAATTATTGAAGAATTACGCACCAAAATTAACAGTAAAGAACTCCGCAGTTCCTACTTTGCTACACAGCAGGGTGTTTATAAATTCTACATTGACCTGCTAATGGAACTGCACAAAAAAGACCCATCAAAAGCATACGATGCTTTAGCCCTGCACTATAGCGAACGCTCCCGTGCTAGAAGTCTCATTGAGCTGTTGAATGAAGCAAATGCCAAAATTTTGAAAGGTGCGAATCCTGAATTAATTCAACAAGAACGCGATTTAAGACAGAAAATTGATGCTAAAGATACACTGCGGCAAAATTTACAAACATCAGCTAATAAAAACGACCTTGTTACTAAAGCAGCTCTTCAAAGACTGAGCAAAGAAATCAGCAATCTTCTGACTCAATATCAAGAACTGCAAGCAAAAATTCGTGCTACTAGCCCAGTATACGCACAATTGAGTAACATAGACCCCGAAAAGAACATTCTTAAATTGCCTCAAATTCAACAACAACTCGATAAAGATACTCTACTGTTGCAATATTCCTTGGGAGAAGAACGTAGTTATTTATGGGCTGTTACTCCCACATCAATGCAAGTTTACACACTCCCCCCACGCCAAGAAATAGAAAAACTTACCCAACAATTAATTCAAGATTTAAAATCACCAATAGTTAGTGAAGCTACTATTGCTAGTTCCAAAAAACTTAGTCAAATTATCCTCGCACCTGTTGCCGATAAATTACCAGGAAAGCGTTTGGTAATCGTTGCTGATGGTGCATTGCAAACTCTTCCTTTTGCAGCGTTACCTGATTTAAGCGCTACTAAATATCAACCACTGATGGTAAACCATGAAATCGTCAATTTACCCTCAGCCTCAACCATTGCATTTCAACGCCAACAACTCGCCAACCGCAAACCTGCACCGAAAGCTTTAGCTATCCTTGCAGATCCAGTATATAGCGCTACTGATGAACGAGTCACAGGTAAAACAGAAAACACCTCAGTCGGTTCAAATTTAGAACTCGAACGTTCTGCCCTAGAACGTTCCGCCAGAAGCCTTAAACGCAGTGGTTGGGATAGGCTAGTAAACACCGCAACCGAAGCCAAAGAAATTTTAAAACTATTACCAGCATCCAGCCGCTTAGAGGCTTTAAATTTTGATGCTAATTACAACCAAGCAACCAGCAAAGCTTTAAATCAATTCCGCATTCTCCATTTTGCTACTCACGGCTTTGTCAATCAAGACCAGCCACAGTTATCCGGTATTGTACTGTCATTATTTGATCAAAAAGGCACTCCTATTAGCGGCTATTTGCGTTTGGCAGATTTATTTAACCAAGATTATCCCGCAGAGTTAATTGTCTTAAGTGCTTGCGAAACCGGATTGGGTAAGAATGTCAACGGTGAGGGTTTAATTGGCTTGACACGTGGCTTGATGTATGCAGGTGCAGCACGGGTTGCAGTTTCCCTATGGCAAGTGAGCGATGAAGGTACATCAATATTAATGCAGGAATTTTACAAACAGATGTTACAGCAAAATAAAACCCCAGCCTCCGCCATGCGTGCAGCGCAAACGAAGTTATGGCAAGACGGGCGTAGTCCTTATGAATGGGCAGCTTTTACAGTACAGGGGGAATGGAGATAA